One Antedon mediterranea chromosome 1, ecAntMedi1.1, whole genome shotgun sequence genomic window, ACATAATGTTTCACAACAATATTCTTGGGGAATCTTACGAATGATCTAATGTGGGATATGAATATTAATCAAGTAATAATCGATGGATGTGTCCAggaaaaagtttcaaaatacaATGCAGTCTAATGCCAATCGTAGACTTTCTATAAAGTCTACTCTATAGGCTGTGATTCAGTATATTTGTGATAAACTACCCACAATTATCATTGCTTTTCTGCACACAGACGGAGCGCGTACATTTTCTCATAATACGGCATAGATGCGTCAACACATTTGTTCACATCTTCTGGGAGATCGGCTCGATCTGCTGGAGGAGGAGCCTTGTAAAAATTCTGAATTGCAAAAGCATCTTCATAATAACCACATAACTGGTTGCCTTTCATAAACAACTCAGAAAACTTCCATTTCTGTACAACACTATCTCCCGCATTCCAACTCAACAGTTCGTCTTTATACTGAATTTCTGTCCGCGTGCAAAACTTCTCAAGATCAATTCTGGAGTTTCCAAAAGATCATCGGAATCTATGATTACTGGGTTTGGTTCGATTTCAGATTTTACCAGATGCTCGTAGAGTTGAAAGCTTTCTCcgaaaaaaatacttttctgGAATAAGATTTCCTTTGTTTTCCAATGGCAATACAGTAGAAAGTGCCTTTCCCGTTTTTTCTAGACATTTTTTCAAAGATGTGAAAACCTTTACGGGATTTCGGATTAAGAATGCATGGCGGTAGCCTTCTGGCAACATGTGCAGCTTCCATGCGATACTATGCGACATATCTTTGACAAACACAACTGTCTTGTCGGGATATTCGGCCTCcagaatattttcttttatgaaCTTGTATGTCGCCTTGTTTTTTTCCCAACCTGGATGAAAACCCAAGTCAATCTCACTTGATTTAGCCACAAATTTCTCTCCTTTCTTTTTCAAATGTTCTGGTCGTGGTAACATCTCTGGTCCAATGGTGTACGCGGACACGTATGGTTCATTTATGATCTGCACGTCGTCAAGGTTACTCATGCATTTTCCAAATGCAGTTGACACCGTACGAGGAATACACCAAAGAATAACACGAACTTGCTTGTCATCAGTCATGTTGTAGGCTATCTATAACATAGGAATATAACACAATGCAATTTGGTGCTGAAAAAACTGGTTCGAATCCAGTTTTTACTTGAAGCTTGTAGAGTTGGAAACTTTTTCCGAAACCGCAATTTTCTGGAATAATACTATTTTTGTTTGCCAACAAATATACCGTAGAAAGTGCCTTTCCTATTTTTTTCTAACGCTTTTTTCCAAGATGGGAAAACCTTTGGATCTGGAGGAATCGTCCAAGAAAACGTCGTGAGGGTTGGTTACTCATGCATTTTTCAAATGCAGTTGACGCCGTACGatcagagaagagtgaaattacaataactagatggtacgctcgcttcgctcgcgtaccatctaggtcgtgcccacagatggttctcgaatatataataatttcagcgtttaaaaaatggcgatttcaaatgtacgtaccgcaggataataatacatgtcgtttacaggaacgaataaatagacactgtgatttatgtactgaactaaaattagcaccctgggaattacttccgaaagagaaacttgtcacaaaatgagaccaattgtttaagtcaaatttaaacaaacttaatttgtgttttgtatgtaacattagggttgagggataggaaagaggatgggtgcaaagaggaacaatttttaaatatattctttatccatgtagtaacgaaatataaaacaatcatactTTACCTGTATTCATGCTCACCTGTAAGCAGATAAGGAAGTAGAATGGATAAGTTACAACTTTCAGACTATAATAAGAATGTTAATTTAAGATGACTATGTATAGTATAGTTGGGATAATTGCAAGGATCGTACGTATAttttctcgagtacgatgattttgactgagtaattttcgcgtgattatcgtgtccctgtcattaaacataaaaGCCAGTAAATTCTCTGGAGGAGtttgatattgactgtgtaatttgcgttgcgataaataaacaagtcaTCTACTAGGACTCGAACTCGCGAAGATTAGTCACATCATCTCGAGACTACGTTTTACACGCCGCGCCACTTGCATGAAGAAATAAAttaactaaactatttaaaatatacatacatagcgccctaattttgttattattttgccCTCTATAGATGCAACGAaagtttgtgattggtcaatactcacggtagtaaccctGTTACGCGGggcgcgctgaacatccggtgattcggctcgaaGAAGATGagttaatatttattcggcctacctaataatattattattgttattaatgtaggcttatttatggaaattcttctgttaatttaaaagacctaggcctaagtgaatattttattgccaaggaatcattaatatAAGTAAATTGTCTGTATATTCTTCTTCTTCGCAAGTTAAAGTAAGTAGGCAGGAATTAATACATACATAAGGCCTAGGATCGGTAACAAGATTTGAAATCCCCTctggaaatgataaaatatcattccctcgggtatgtcaaatctttaattttacctctaagcaggcaGGCAAAATctgtatacagtaatatgaTGGGGATAGATTCGATAAACATGATTCATTTATTATCTGCACATCATCAAGATAAACACAAGAATACAACACATTAAAGAATACAACACATTAAAGATAATCTtataattcaaattttaaacttaataattttaaatatttaattttacgTATTTCTTTGTGGAGAGGTTCTCTACGTTTATTTTGTTACCTGGGTAATAATCCTGCCTCATTGGTTTACTTTTGTTCTGTTGTCATGTACTCTTGTTTACAAtggcgaaataaatgatatgtgataatgattaatttaatttaactgcTTTAAATTGCATTATGCTGCtgttcaaatttgttttgtaatGTTGAATTTAGGTGGTCTAGGCATAATGCCAATCATAATGTAGGCTTATAATAATGTCCGTACCAtgtgattaaaaataatttgtatttaacaCAAACGTATCATTGCTTTTCTGGACGCAGGCGTAGCGCGTACATTTTCTCGTAATACGGCATAGATGCGTCAACACATATTTTCACATCTTCTGGTATATCTTTTCGATCTGCTGCAGGAGGAGACTTGTAAAAATTCTGACTTGCAAAAGCATCTTCATAATAACCACATAACTGGTTTCCTTGCATCAACAAGTCCGAAGACTTCCATTTCTGTACAACACTATCTCCTGCATTCCAATTCAACAGTTCGTCTTTATACTGAATTCCTGTACGTTTACAAAACTCTCTCAAAATAATTTCTGGATTTTCCAAAAGATCATCGGAATCTATGATTACTGGGTTTGGTTCGATTCCATACTTTACCAGATGCTCGTAGAGTTGGAAGCTTTCTCCGAAACCGTAATTTTCTGGAATAATACTATTTTTGTTTGCCAACAAATATACAGTAGAAAGTGCCTTTCCTATTTTTTCTAACACTTTTTTCCAAGATGTGAAAACCTTTACGGGATTTCGGATCAAGAATGCATGGCGGTAGCCTTCTGGCAACATGTGCAGCTTCCATGCGATACCATGCGACATATCTTTGACAAACACAACTTTCTTGTCGGGATATTCGGCCTCcagaatattttcttttatgaaCTTGTATGTCGCCTTGTTTGTTTCCCAACCTGGATGAAAACCCAAGTCAATCTCACTTGATTTACCCACAAATTCCTCTGCTTCCTTTTTCAAATGTTCTGATGGTGAAAACATCTCTGGTCCAATGGCGTACGCGGACACGTATGGTTCATTTATGATCTGCACGTCGTCAAGGTTACTCATGCATTTTCCAAATGCAGTTGACACCGTACGAGGAATACACCAAAGAATAACACGAACTTGCTTGTCATCAGCCATGTTGTAGGCTATCTATAACATAGTAAAAATAATGCAGTTAGTCTATTACTACAGCTCTTTATGATTGGTGaaaagtattaaaataataataataataataataataataataataataataataataataatacacaatacattttttaaaacatttgtttttacctGTATTCTGTGCTCAATTTTTAAGTAGATATCTTGAATAAAAGCAATAAAGTGAATAAGTTTCACCTTAGCTACTCTCTTGTAGCTAAATGGCTTAGCTAATGTGTAGACCTAGTATTTGGGATATATTGACTTATACAATAGTATGTCCATAGGCTTGCAACAAAGTCCAACATATCTGAATGGACCAATAGACAGGTAATCAGGCCAATTACCTTGGTCCAGTGATAAATAAAAGAAAGCAGCCgtgatttttgttgttgatgataattacattaattacattttaacgAGATAATTttcatacaataaatatttgtgccttaaaataacaaataaagtaatttttttacatttagtAGTATTTGTAAACTTTTATACAACGTGAACAAataagaatatttatttattttttcccaGCATGCATGATTAGGCAACGCCCACATCGCATataaccaaagaacttataacacaagaatctcctgttcgtccgaagcgcgtaacaatttcgaaaggcattgtgggatagaatagagctaatgggtggcgccattgtgagccatggagaagggcgcccgcatcaaattagaaagtcaaaatcatagagggggtATGCTAATACTatagggggatagagtaattgactgagccctctattggagtagtgcgcccttaacaaattagaaagtcaaaatcataacTCTTGTTCCTTTCTCAGTCAGCAATGTCGAGCGATGTGTGTCAGAATCATATAAATCAGAGTGGtcaaataatataatgcaaaaaacCTCATTAAATTTATACTCAAAATTGAAACCTTTCcctaatttaaaaatatttacttgataaaacacatttttatgagacaagtctgaaatttaaattaagatcTAACACTCTACCTTAGATTGTAAAACTTATAAATGGTCCAATGATGTGTCCGGTCTTTGTACTGTGTGTGGGAATGGTGAAATTGAAGACATTAAACGTTTTTTATTAAACTGTTAAGCATTTGATAATATTAGAATGAAAGAATTATCCATTCTACAAAATAACCCTGTGCTCTGTAATGATTATGACACATGTAATCGTTACACAACAGCAAGTGCTGATgcattaggcgcaggagccaCGGATAGCGTTACGAAGTATAGTGTTTTACAAGAACtatattaaaagaattgaatgtatggagaatgaaaacaaaagttaaacgttatatataaaacatcacttagatGATATCTATCAGATATATCATTTTCTAAACATTGTTTCATTAGTTATATCACGGAAAAATAAGTTAGTTATACATAAGtaagttatttctccatgaaAGTTTCTCCATTGTTATAttcacatatatttatatttggttTTACCATGGAggtttttatacctccatggtttaacagaGAGCGAAACCCCCTAGTGGTTTCAGCATGCTTGGATTTAGAATACGTAAATCGTGTTATCGTTACTCTTAATTTAATCAATCTCCCAGCCAGTGTTTAGGCCCACAATATTTATGTATAGATCATAGTTTTAAAAATGCGGCATAATATTATTTCTCTGTTTATAGTAGTCCCTTTGCACTAAAAGAATGAAACGAAACAGCGCTCTTTTTCGGATTCTGTTCTTTATCTTATGTCCTAATAAAGTATTTTGTAAAAGTTTTACCTTTAATTTGTAATCaactttaattaaaattgttaactcTGTTATACAATAACGTTCTATAGACCCAGGCCGATAATCGTCCTTTCAGTGTGAATAATGTACGCCTAAAGAAGTAATGCCTGCAGGAACCAGTCAATGTAAGCCTAGGTATTTTTGAAGTTATCAAATAAGTTGAAAGTCCGTCTATCTTAAACCGAGGCTAAATAGATAAATCTGTAAATTATAAACCATGGAGATATCGATGTATATTATTAGGCCTCTATAACCTGAGACAACAATAttgttataactttgttttctTCTTTCGTATTCGTGACGTGccggtatataggcctacgtcaATGCTTTCTGATTTACTCCATCTCACATTGAGGCAATACCCTTCCTCTAAAGCATTTTTTCTCAAAAATTGGTAAAAATATTGTTGGTACGTTTCAACATTTTTCGAATTGTTTTAAGCATTATTCTAAAACCCTCGTTATATTACTATCATAGGCATTATATGTCGTGCTTCAGGGCCATACTTAGCTCAATGCAGGGAAGTGAAAAACTATTGCCTAGGGAGAGAAGGAAAACGGCTAAAGGAGGTGATCAGAGGCCGACAAAAgtcattaaaacaatatttaaaaaaacacaaaacaaaataaaacaaaatattaaaacgttTCACAACAATATTCTTGCGGAATCTTATGAATTATCTAATGATTGGATATGAATATTAATCTAGTAATAATCGATAGATGTGTCTAGTAAAAAGTGTCAAAATACAATGCAGTCCAATGCCAATCGTAGGCTTATTATAAAGTCTACTCTATAGGCTGTGATTCAGTATATTTTTGATATACTGTAACTATACCCACAGTTACTATTGCTTTTGTGCACGCAGGCGTAGCTCGTACATTCTCTCGTAATACGGCATAGATGCGTCAACACATATTTTCACATCTTCTGGGAGATCGGCTCGATCTGCTGGAGGAGGAGCCTTGTAAAAATTCTGACTTGCAAAAGCATCTTCATAATAACCACATAATTGGTTGCCTTTCATAAACAATTCTGAAAACTTCCACTTCTGTACAACACTATCGCCTGCATTCCAACTCAACAGTTCGTCTTTATACTGAATTCCTGTACGGTTGCAAAACTCTCTCAAAATAATTTCTGGATTTTCCAAAAGATCATCGGTATCTATGATTACTGGGTTTGGTTCAATTCCAGACTTTACCAGATGCTCGTAGAGTTGAAAAGTTTCTCCGAAAAAATACTTTTCTGGAATAATATTTCCTTTGTTTTCCAATGGCAATACAGTAGAAAGTGCCTTTCCCGTTTTTTCTAGCAATTTTTTCCAAGATGTGAAAACCTTTACGGGATTTCGAATCAAGAATGCATGACGGTATCCTTCCGGTAACATGTGCAGCTTCCATGCGATACCGTATGACATATCTTTGACAAACACAACTCTCTTGTCGGAATATTCGGCCTCCAAAAGTTTCTCTTTTGTGAACTTGTATGTCGCCATGTTTGCATCCCAACCAGCGTCATGTTTCAAGACAATCCCATTTGTTTTAGCTATAAATTTCTCTTGAAAGTCTTTTTCAAAACTTGCTGATGGCTGCTTCATCTCTGGTCCAATCAAGAACGCGGACACGTATGGTTCATTTATGATCTGCACGTCGTCAAGGTTACTCATACATTTTTCAAATGCAGTTGACACCGTACGAGGAATACACCAAAGAATAACACGAACTTGCTTGTCATCAGACatgttgtaggcctatctataacATAGGAATATAACACAGTGCAATTTGGTGCTGAAAAAACTTACATAAGAAATAAAACATGATATGcctatattataaaaaacaatatgTTTTACCTGTATTCTTTGCTCAATTTGTAAGTATAGATATCTTAAATAAAAGCAAGAAAATACACTTTAATATGGCTACTTCCTTGAAGTTTAAGATACAGTAATTAGCCTTTTGTGAagataggcctatgtattgGCTTCCATATAAAAGTAATAACAAAGTCCAATATATTTCAATGGACTCAAGACCCAATAGATAGGTAATCAGGGCAATTACCTTGGTCAATGATAAATAACAGATAACAGCCgtgatatttttttgttatagatGATCTTTATTTTATCATCACCATCGTCTGAGTATTttcatgtttgtttttaatatattgattggtataaagaatataattttaaactagagggtactccgagagtacaaacctccgcgcGCCTgttgtaaaattcccctacataaaatgtcccccgaaaatatatatattttttacattttttatattaggtctaagtgtaaataggctaactgcacattacaaagttgtggatgagagtttgttgtaatggttatgtatccagcctctcacagttgagatctgtggttcaagtcccactgtggttttgtttttattattaggcctataatttgtttttgttttttgtggacATTGATCTTTGACCgcgacccttcaaaatttaaccacaattatatgatgagtcattgatcattgtggctaagtttggtgagaattgGATAAAAattgtggtctctaggcagtaaaatagttttttgttagttgtgaccttgacctatgaccttttcccctcaaatttgaactcgtccgagctttttagGCATAGATCACtgtggccaaatttggtgagaatcaaataaaaactgtggcctccaggctgttcacagacacacacacaaaccgcaccaatcaacatacttggtcaattttcaatttggccaattAACAAACAGACACACgtgatcgattacatataccactttggcggaggtaaattaataataatacacactAAATTTAGGCCTATTCTGTGCTCAATTTTAAGTAGATATCTTGAATAAAAGCAAGAACGTAAAATAAGTTTCAACTTCTCAGCTACGCCCTGGTAAGTTTAAGATaatgtgtataggcctattatttggGATTATATTGACATCCATAAACATTTAGTATGTAATGACAAAGTCCAATATATTTGAATGAACTCGAGACCCAATAGAGGGCAATTACCTTGGTCCAGTGATAAATAACAGATAACAGCCGtgatttgttgttgttgacgATACACTTTATTtgaatttttgaaacgataaacaCAAGAATACATCACATTAAAGAGAACTtataattcaaatttttaacttTCAAAATAACTTTACCCATTTTAATTATTTCGTTGTGGAGAGGTTCTCTACGGTTATTTTGTTACCTGGGTAATAATCCTGCCTTATTGGTTTACTTTTTTGCTGTTTTCATGgacatttttgtttacaatggcgaaataaatgatatgtgatgattaataatttaattaatctataactgttttaaattaaattatactgcaggtcaaatttgatttttattttgtaatgttgAATTTACATTAAGTCTAGGCCTCATGTTAATCATAATGTAGGCTAGTATTATAATGTCTGCAGGCTGAAATTTCTGATTCAGTATACTTTGTATAACTATTTGACGCACACAAACTTATCATTGTTTTTCTGCACGCATGCGTAGCGCGTACATTTTCTTGTAATACGGCACGGATGCGACAACACATATTTTCACATCTTCTGGTAAATCTGTTGGATCTGCTGGAGGAGGAGACTTGTAAAAATTCTGACTTGCAAAAGCATCTTCATAATAACCACATAATTGGTTTCCCTTCATGAAGTATTCTGAAGACTTC contains:
- the LOC140042717 gene encoding uncharacterized protein — encoded protein: MADDKQVRVILWCIPRTVSTAFGKCMSNLDDVQIINEPYVSAYAIGPEMFSPSEHLKKEAEEFVGKSSEIDLGFHPGWETNKATYKFIKENILEAEYPDKKVVFVKDMSHGIAWKLHMLPEGYRHAFLIRNPVKVFTSWKKVLEKIGKALSTVYLLANKNSIIPENYGFGESFQLYEHLVKYGIEPNPVIIDSDDLLENPEIILREFCKRTGIQYKDELLNWNAGDSVVQKWKSSDLLMQGNQLCGYYEDAFASQNFYKSPPAADRKDIPEDVKICVDASMPYYEKMYALRLRPEKQ
- the LOC140042733 gene encoding uncharacterized protein, with translation MSDDKQVRVILWCIPRTVSTAFEKCMSNLDDVQIINEPYVSAFLIGPEMKQPSASFEKDFQEKFIAKTNGIVLKHDAGWDANMATYKFTKEKLLEAEYSDKRVVFVKDMSYGIAWKLHMLPEGYRHAFLIRNPVKVFTSWKKLLEKTGKALSTVLPLENKGNIIPEKYFFGETFQLYEHLVKSGIEPNPVIIDTDDLLENPEIILREFCNRTGIQYKDELLSWNAGDSVVQKWKFSELFMKGNQLCGYYEDAFASQNFYKAPPPADRADLPEDVKICVDASMPYYERMYELRLRAQKQ